The proteins below come from a single Balaenoptera ricei isolate mBalRic1 chromosome 17, mBalRic1.hap2, whole genome shotgun sequence genomic window:
- the LOC132351842 gene encoding solute carrier family 7 member 13-like isoform X1: MPKNCLALAILWCLGILNDRGVKEVTWFQTVSTVVKMTVLCFISLTGIVLFVRGRKENLARFEKAFDAEVSDASQIAEAFLQGLYAYYGWGVLVKIAGELKNPSENIPKCVVTALIRVALIYLLVNISHLAVLMPKEIMSSDLIPINYVGFTDWIQLGLMMMGLFKLRFQDPQLSRPYKISPLGILMLRVRNRNRHFNTEKMKDNDNLASVSFNDSINMY, from the exons ATGCCAAAGAACTGTTTAGCATTGGCCATTTTATGGTGCTTGGGAATTCTGAATGATCGAGGAGTGAAGGAGGTGACTTGGTTTCAGACTGTCAGTACAGTTGTGAAAATGACAGTACTCTGCTTCATATCTCTAACTGGAATCGTGTTATTtgtgagaggaagaaaagagaacctAGCCAGGTTTGAGAAAGCTTTCGATGCTGAAGTTTCAGATGCCTCACAGATTGCTGAAGCCTTCTTACAAGGATTATATGCATATTATGGCTGGGGAGTCCTTGTTAAAATAGCAG gagaGCTGAAAAACCCTAGTGAGAATATCCCCAAATGCGTGGTTACTGCACTTATCCGTGTGGCACTGATCTACTTATTGGTTAACATTTCCCACCTAGCCGTCCTGATGCCAAAGGAAATCATGTCCTCAG ACTTAATCCCCATAAACTATGTGGGATTCACAGATTGGATTCAACTTGGGCTAATGATGATGGGCTTGTTTAAACTGAGATTCCAGGATCCCCAACTATCCAGACCTTATAAG ATATCACCCCTGGGGATTCTAATGCTTAGGGTGAGGAACAGAAATCGACATTTCAATactgaaaaaatgaaagataatgaTAATCTTGCATCTGTGTCATTTAatgactcaataaatatgtactaa
- the LOC132351842 gene encoding solute carrier family 7 member 13-like isoform X2 produces the protein MPKNCLALAILWCLGILNDRGVKEVTWFQTVSTVVKMTVLCFISLTGIVLFVRGRKENLARFEKAFDAEVSDASQIAEAFLQGLYAYYGWGVLVKIAGELKNPSENIPKCVVTALIRVALIYLLVNISHLAVLMPKEIMSSDVVAVTWMGGVIPSCNGPFQLLFLPQYLAPLIVLYFQPQGYGIWQARRVS, from the exons ATGCCAAAGAACTGTTTAGCATTGGCCATTTTATGGTGCTTGGGAATTCTGAATGATCGAGGAGTGAAGGAGGTGACTTGGTTTCAGACTGTCAGTACAGTTGTGAAAATGACAGTACTCTGCTTCATATCTCTAACTGGAATCGTGTTATTtgtgagaggaagaaaagagaacctAGCCAGGTTTGAGAAAGCTTTCGATGCTGAAGTTTCAGATGCCTCACAGATTGCTGAAGCCTTCTTACAAGGATTATATGCATATTATGGCTGGGGAGTCCTTGTTAAAATAGCAG gagaGCTGAAAAACCCTAGTGAGAATATCCCCAAATGCGTGGTTACTGCACTTATCCGTGTGGCACTGATCTACTTATTGGTTAACATTTCCCACCTAGCCGTCCTGATGCCAAAGGAAATCATGTCCTCAG atgttGTTGCTGTCACCTGGATGGGTGGAGTAATCCCTTCATGCAATGGGCCATTTCAACTGCTGTTTCTTCCTCAATACTTAGCTCCCTTAATTGTACTGTATTTTCAACCTCAAGGATATGGTATATGGCAAGCCAGGAGAGTCAGCTAA
- the LOC132351842 gene encoding solute carrier family 7 member 13-like isoform X4: MPKNCLALAILWCLGILNDRGVKEVTWFQTVSTVVKMTVLCFISLTGIVLFVRGRKENLARFEKAFDAEVSDASQIAEAFLQGLYAYYGWGVLVKIAGELKNPSENIPKCVVTALIRVALIYLLVNISHLAVLMPKEIMSSGTFAI, encoded by the exons ATGCCAAAGAACTGTTTAGCATTGGCCATTTTATGGTGCTTGGGAATTCTGAATGATCGAGGAGTGAAGGAGGTGACTTGGTTTCAGACTGTCAGTACAGTTGTGAAAATGACAGTACTCTGCTTCATATCTCTAACTGGAATCGTGTTATTtgtgagaggaagaaaagagaacctAGCCAGGTTTGAGAAAGCTTTCGATGCTGAAGTTTCAGATGCCTCACAGATTGCTGAAGCCTTCTTACAAGGATTATATGCATATTATGGCTGGGGAGTCCTTGTTAAAATAGCAG gagaGCTGAAAAACCCTAGTGAGAATATCCCCAAATGCGTGGTTACTGCACTTATCCGTGTGGCACTGATCTACTTATTGGTTAACATTTCCCACCTAGCCGTCCTGATGCCAAAGGAAATCATGTCCTCAG GTACGTTTGCCATTTGA
- the LOC132351842 gene encoding solute carrier family 7 member 13-like isoform X3: protein MPKNCLALAILWCLGILNDRGVKEVTWFQTVSTVVKMTVLCFISLTGIVLFVRGRKENLARFEKAFDAEVSDASQIAEAFLQGLYAYYGWGVLVKIAGELKNPSENIPKCVVTALIRVALIYLLVNISHLAVLMPKEIMSSVTMSGITTNGAIGATIEHLMLLLSPGWVE, encoded by the exons ATGCCAAAGAACTGTTTAGCATTGGCCATTTTATGGTGCTTGGGAATTCTGAATGATCGAGGAGTGAAGGAGGTGACTTGGTTTCAGACTGTCAGTACAGTTGTGAAAATGACAGTACTCTGCTTCATATCTCTAACTGGAATCGTGTTATTtgtgagaggaagaaaagagaacctAGCCAGGTTTGAGAAAGCTTTCGATGCTGAAGTTTCAGATGCCTCACAGATTGCTGAAGCCTTCTTACAAGGATTATATGCATATTATGGCTGGGGAGTCCTTGTTAAAATAGCAG gagaGCTGAAAAACCCTAGTGAGAATATCCCCAAATGCGTGGTTACTGCACTTATCCGTGTGGCACTGATCTACTTATTGGTTAACATTTCCCACCTAGCCGTCCTGATGCCAAAGGAAATCATGTCCTCAG TCACAATGTCTGGAATAACCACAAATGGGGCTATAGGAGCAACAATTGAGCATTTG atgttGTTGCTGTCACCTGGATGGGTGGAGTAA